Proteins from a genomic interval of Lycium ferocissimum isolate CSIRO_LF1 chromosome 2, AGI_CSIRO_Lferr_CH_V1, whole genome shotgun sequence:
- the LOC132047420 gene encoding uncharacterized protein LOC132047420 translates to MEVELLDPDLVHEAIEKVNLIIQRLKTAQSRQKSYTNMRHRDLEFAVGDKVFLKVSPMKGLYKHDPSHVLHHENIEIDEALSFEEEPVQILDRQVRRFRTKDVASLKVLWRSHNTEEATLEV, encoded by the exons ATGGAAGTGGAGTTGTTGGATCCCGACTTAGTTCATGAGGCGATTGAAAAAGTAAATCTTATTATACAACGGCTGAAGACagctcagagtagacaaaagtcttatacAAACATGAGGCATAGGGATTTGGAATTTGCTGTTGGTGAcaaggttttcttgaaagtgtcacctatgaaggg ACTGTACAAACATGATCCTTCCCATGTGTTGCACcatgaaaatattgaaattgatgAGGCTCTATCTTTTGAAGAAGAACCAGTTCAAATTTTAGATCGTCAAGTTAGAAGGTTCAGAACAAAGGATGTAGCGTCACTTAAAGTGTTGTGGCGAAGCCATAATACTGAGGAAGCTACTTTGGAAGTATAG